In Helicobacter kayseriensis, one genomic interval encodes:
- a CDS encoding Na+/H+ antiporter NhaC family protein has product MNFDQYLSILVPLSVFVLVFWTKRIILPLCVGIVLGAFVVKSSSPLEIPIYIFEKLLSVFYYVDQGKRELNTHAIYIFVFLMILGILPQMFFYSGGIEAFVSWARKKVKDRRSSEFLIFIAGIVIFIDDQFNALTLGRSVRPLGDASKISRERLAYIIDSTSAPVCILIPLSSWGAYIIGILNGSLPQEGSQSALVTLISSIGLNFYAWFALLAVFLTILWRVNLPVMHCNVNVGIEKMQEVAPCGRMSSLIFPIVALAFGTLAMIFLTGYLNSKSSDIVTILNQAQTGFSIFFGGVLALVVSFLTSKGKIAEEDYYLIFKQGIKISLPSVVILILAWAIGTIVRDDLQTGIYLSDFAKELLGNKSLVLIPLLLFIASIFIAFMTGTSWGCFAVMIPIGVDLSLSLGGDVSLALAAVLSGAIFGDHTSPISDTTILSSAGTGCSVQSHFITQLPYASIAAFSAFVSLLVLGIFDSVLLAFVVGGGMLVGIFYFLKTRYSQELQIV; this is encoded by the coding sequence TTGAACTTCGATCAATATCTTTCTATTCTGGTTCCATTGAGTGTTTTTGTTTTGGTTTTTTGGACTAAGCGCATTATTTTGCCTTTATGTGTGGGGATTGTATTGGGTGCTTTTGTTGTGAAATCTTCTAGCCCCCTTGAAATTCCTATCTATATCTTTGAAAAGCTTCTTTCGGTCTTTTATTATGTGGATCAGGGGAAGAGAGAGCTTAATACGCACGCAATTTATATTTTTGTTTTTTTGATGATATTGGGTATTTTGCCTCAAATGTTTTTTTACTCTGGGGGAATTGAGGCATTTGTTTCTTGGGCAAGAAAAAAGGTTAAAGATCGCCGATCTTCAGAATTTTTGATCTTTATAGCAGGGATTGTTATTTTTATCGATGATCAGTTCAATGCTCTCACTCTTGGGAGATCTGTTCGTCCATTGGGTGATGCAAGCAAGATTAGTCGTGAGCGTTTGGCCTATATTATTGATAGCACCTCAGCCCCTGTGTGTATTTTGATCCCATTATCAAGTTGGGGGGCTTATATCATTGGAATCTTAAATGGAAGTCTGCCTCAAGAAGGGTCTCAAAGTGCGCTTGTGACTTTAATCTCAAGTATAGGATTGAATTTTTATGCATGGTTTGCATTGCTTGCTGTGTTTTTAACAATCCTTTGGAGGGTCAATCTTCCTGTGATGCATTGCAATGTCAATGTTGGTATTGAGAAAATGCAAGAGGTTGCACCTTGTGGGAGAATGTCTTCTTTGATTTTTCCTATTGTTGCATTGGCATTTGGGACTTTGGCAATGATTTTTTTGACAGGATATTTGAATTCCAAATCAAGCGATATTGTGACAATCTTAAATCAAGCACAAACGGGCTTTTCGATTTTCTTTGGAGGAGTTCTTGCTCTTGTTGTGAGTTTTTTGACCTCAAAGGGGAAGATTGCAGAGGAAGATTATTATTTGATTTTTAAGCAAGGGATTAAGATCTCTCTTCCTTCTGTTGTGATTTTGATTTTGGCTTGGGCGATTGGAACAATTGTTAGAGATGATTTACAGACGGGGATTTATCTTTCTGATTTTGCAAAAGAGCTTTTGGGCAATAAAAGCTTGGTTCTTATTCCTTTGCTGTTATTTATTGCTTCAATTTTTATTGCTTTTATGACAGGGACAAGTTGGGGATGTTTTGCAGTGATGATTCCTATCGGAGTAGATCTCTCTCTTTCTCTTGGGGGAGATGTATCGTTAGCTTTGGCAGCAGTGCTATCTGGAGCAATTTTTGGGGATCATACATCTCCTATTTCAGATACAACCATTTTGTCATCTGCTGGTACAGGTTGCTCTGTCCAAAGCCATTTTATTACTCAGCTTCCTTATGCAAGCATTGCTGCATTCTCAGCTTTTGTTTCGCTTTTGGTATTGGGGATCTTTGATTCTGTTTTGCTAGCGTTTGTGGTGGGCGGAGGAATGCTTGTGGGAATTTTTTATTTTTTAAAAACCCGCTATAGTCAAGAGCTTCAAATTGTATGA
- a CDS encoding ComEC/Rec2 family competence protein, translated as MDSRVLFLESKKEWFITLGVIGIVFVAMLGWRFWNFQEYISQEKQKIQARVLNQYFKNDKWVLKLKAQNGMILYATSREDLKNLQNRDISMFGKPASCSFIQSLQSCFFVVFSFDLLPKDWRYGFYDFVSSQHQDPIFSQLYQALFFASALPKEWRDFASDLKISHLLAISGLHLGILAFLFYCVVSPIYRFFQARYFTYRNRFFDVGILLHLFLFGYLVLLDFPPSFVRAYVMSLMGYLFLLYYFHLVNFSFLALCAMVILALFPHFVFSLGFWFSVLGVFYIFLFFRHCSFGWICNLWLKRFVILCLLNLVLFFHMLIWTHLFFPSFSLDSWLAIPLSILFAPWFVSALCLHLLGWGGVWDQFLQMCLQFSSLKISVSTPLWLAIMYGSLSFGAIWSKRVYFVSLFVSGMFWLYLMYKIL; from the coding sequence ATGGATTCTAGAGTTTTATTTTTGGAATCCAAAAAAGAATGGTTCATTACTTTGGGGGTGATAGGTATTGTTTTTGTTGCGATGCTTGGATGGCGTTTTTGGAATTTTCAGGAATATATCTCTCAAGAGAAGCAAAAGATTCAAGCAAGAGTTTTAAATCAATACTTTAAAAACGACAAATGGGTTTTGAAGCTTAAAGCGCAAAATGGAATGATCTTGTATGCGACAAGTCGTGAAGATCTTAAGAATCTTCAAAATCGCGATATTTCAATGTTTGGAAAGCCAGCCTCGTGTAGCTTTATCCAATCTCTTCAGAGCTGTTTTTTTGTTGTGTTTAGTTTTGATTTATTGCCTAAGGATTGGCGATATGGCTTTTATGATTTTGTGAGCTCACAGCATCAAGATCCAATTTTTTCTCAACTCTATCAAGCTCTCTTTTTTGCCTCTGCTTTGCCAAAAGAGTGGAGGGATTTTGCAAGTGATCTTAAGATTTCTCATCTTTTGGCTATCAGTGGTTTGCATTTGGGAATCTTGGCTTTTTTGTTTTATTGTGTGGTTTCCCCAATTTATCGCTTCTTTCAGGCAAGATACTTTACTTATCGCAATCGTTTTTTTGATGTGGGGATTTTGCTTCATCTCTTTTTATTTGGCTACTTGGTTTTGCTTGATTTTCCTCCTTCTTTTGTGAGGGCTTATGTGATGAGTTTGATGGGCTATTTATTTTTGCTTTATTACTTTCATTTGGTTAATTTTTCTTTTCTTGCATTGTGCGCAATGGTGATTCTTGCTTTATTTCCTCATTTTGTTTTCTCTCTTGGATTTTGGTTTTCTGTTTTGGGTGTGTTTTATATTTTTTTGTTTTTCAGGCACTGCTCTTTTGGGTGGATTTGCAATCTTTGGCTCAAGAGATTTGTGATTTTATGTTTATTAAACCTTGTATTATTTTTTCATATGTTGATTTGGACACATCTCTTTTTTCCTTCTTTTTCTCTTGATTCTTGGCTTGCGATTCCTTTGAGCATTCTTTTTGCTCCGTGGTTTGTGAGTGCATTGTGCTTGCATCTTCTTGGATGGGGTGGGGTATGGGATCAATTTTTGCAAATGTGTTTGCAATTCTCTTCTTTAAAAATATCAGTATCGACACCCTTGTGGTTAGCGATTATGTATGGAAGTCTAAGTTT